Proteins encoded in a region of the Ignavibacteriales bacterium genome:
- a CDS encoding HNH endonuclease, which yields MEDDYSWKELAEKFDELGSSLKGLRLDYQWGSVPSIYSLAGGSNLMALNQFKTLAYVAGNKLVENYKSLKEFAEVFTIKEPINIWYNFLRLYSGQFNIGLVGDQTVNGVSIGAVYHGSLYDVVSMSSQMCMRMIVIKPKPVKKNSGSKTTNSRNDKKIPKRIEKKIFQEANSTCPFCGEREISFLDIHHIIPRSQSGPNEELNLILACKKCHTDIEEGIISIVEVMKKKQDLIHQKAAHLKAPHAGTIFNLNKNKIDSSIIANTVNIKGKRIPKMHHPIGSIGANLNMNNYVKYLIDRYYNYRKVDSSYGRFDKFNHSEIHTSIQSRFKAKTYFIPEEKFNELCVYLYDRIDKTIQGKRNKSNGVKNYETFEEYLKL from the coding sequence ATGGAAGATGATTATAGTTGGAAAGAATTAGCAGAAAAGTTTGATGAATTAGGTTCTTCTCTTAAAGGCTTAAGATTAGATTACCAGTGGGGTAGTGTCCCATCTATTTATTCTTTAGCTGGAGGTAGTAATTTAATGGCGTTAAATCAGTTTAAGACATTAGCTTATGTAGCTGGTAACAAACTGGTAGAAAATTATAAATCACTAAAAGAATTTGCTGAAGTTTTTACTATTAAAGAACCAATAAACATATGGTACAACTTTCTACGATTGTACAGTGGTCAATTCAATATTGGTTTAGTTGGTGATCAAACAGTAAATGGTGTTTCTATAGGTGCGGTTTATCACGGTTCACTTTATGATGTTGTTAGTATGTCATCTCAAATGTGTATGAGGATGATTGTTATTAAACCAAAACCCGTAAAAAAGAATAGCGGTTCCAAAACAACTAATAGTAGAAATGACAAGAAAATTCCTAAAAGAATAGAGAAAAAAATATTTCAGGAAGCTAATAGTACCTGTCCCTTTTGTGGGGAAAGAGAAATATCTTTTCTGGATATTCATCACATTATACCAAGAAGTCAGAGTGGACCAAACGAGGAATTAAATCTGATATTAGCGTGTAAAAAATGTCATACGGATATTGAAGAAGGTATAATCTCTATTGTAGAAGTTATGAAAAAGAAACAAGATTTAATTCATCAAAAAGCTGCCCATCTAAAGGCACCCCATGCTGGCACAATCTTTAATCTTAATAAAAATAAAATCGATTCCAGTATAATAGCTAACACTGTAAATATTAAGGGCAAACGGATTCCCAAGATGCACCATCCAATTGGAAGTATTGGAGCAAATCTTAATATGAACAATTATGTAAAATATTTAATTGATAGATATTACAATTATCGAAAAGTTGATTCAAGTTATGGTAGGTTTGATAAGTTTAACCATAGTGAAATTCATACATCTATTCAAAGTAGATTTAAAGCCAAGACTTATTTTATACCAGAAGAAAAATTTAACGAGTTATGTGTATATCTTTATGATAGAATTGATAAAACAATACAAGGTAAAAGAAACAAGTCAAATGGGGTTAAGAATTATGAGACGTTTGAGGAGTATTTAAAATTATAA